A single genomic interval of Microbacterium sp. LWO14-1.2 harbors:
- a CDS encoding sugar-binding protein: MKKILLSATALVVAGAFALTGCSSERGGDTGGSGDEASKGFAADATIGVALPDKTSENWVLAGQLFTDGLEKAGFKADVQYAPASNTVAEQQNQIQAMVTGGAKVIIIGAKDGKQLATQVEAARDAGVTVIAYDRLIENTEAVDYYVAFDNFKVGQLQGQALLDGLAERAGHEAPYNIELFSGSPDDANSAVFFDGAMEVLQPKIDDGTLNVVSGQTEIAQTATEGWKPENAQRRMDSLLTSSYGSETLDGVLSPNDTLARAIITSVQQAGKPVPVVTGQDSEVESVKSIMEGIQYSTINKDTTLLVEQSIKMVGQLQKGEEVDVNDTEQYDNGKKVVPAYLLDPVIVTKENAAEAYANVPSLLEIVKSYQ; encoded by the coding sequence ATGAAGAAGATTCTTCTGTCGGCGACAGCGCTTGTCGTCGCAGGCGCATTCGCCCTCACCGGGTGCTCGTCGGAGCGCGGCGGCGACACCGGCGGTTCGGGCGACGAGGCCAGCAAGGGCTTCGCCGCGGATGCCACGATCGGTGTCGCGCTGCCGGACAAGACCTCGGAGAACTGGGTCCTCGCAGGCCAGCTGTTCACCGACGGTCTCGAGAAGGCCGGCTTCAAGGCCGACGTGCAGTACGCGCCGGCCAGCAACACGGTCGCCGAGCAGCAGAACCAGATCCAGGCCATGGTCACCGGTGGTGCGAAGGTCATCATCATCGGCGCGAAGGACGGCAAGCAGCTCGCGACGCAGGTTGAGGCAGCCCGCGACGCCGGCGTCACCGTCATCGCGTACGACCGTCTGATCGAGAACACCGAAGCCGTCGACTACTACGTCGCCTTCGACAACTTCAAGGTCGGTCAGCTGCAGGGGCAGGCTCTGCTCGACGGTCTCGCCGAGCGTGCGGGTCACGAGGCGCCGTACAACATCGAGCTGTTCTCGGGTTCGCCCGACGACGCGAACTCGGCCGTGTTCTTCGACGGCGCCATGGAGGTTCTCCAGCCGAAGATCGATGACGGCACGCTGAACGTCGTGTCGGGCCAGACCGAGATCGCGCAGACCGCGACCGAGGGCTGGAAGCCGGAGAACGCCCAGCGCCGTATGGACTCGCTGCTCACCTCGTCGTACGGCTCCGAGACGCTCGACGGCGTCCTCTCCCCGAACGACACGCTCGCCCGCGCGATCATCACGTCGGTGCAGCAGGCGGGCAAGCCGGTGCCGGTCGTCACGGGTCAGGACTCCGAGGTCGAGTCCGTGAAGTCGATCATGGAGGGCATCCAGTACTCCACGATCAATAAGGACACCACGCTCCTCGTCGAGCAGTCGATCAAGATGGTCGGCCAGCTTCAGAAGGGCGAAGAGGTCGACGTCAACGACACCGAGCAGTACGACAACGGCAAGAAGGTCGTCCCGGCCTACCTGCTCGACCCGGTGATCGTCACCAAGGAGAACGCCGCTGAGGCGTACGCCAACGTCCCGAGCCTGCTCGAGATCGTGAAGTCGTACCAGTAA
- a CDS encoding ABC-F family ATP-binding cassette domain-containing protein, whose amino-acid sequence MAHLLGAEALHLEYPTRVVFDSVTLGIEEGDRIGIVGRNGDGKSSLLGMLAGTKEPDSGRVTVRGGTTIGVLSQADTLGDDVTIAEAVVGDTPEHEWAGDARVRDVIAGLLADLPWDARIGSLSGGQRRRVSLAKLLAGDWDVIALDEPTNHLDVEAITWLAGHLKRRWAANSGALLVVTHDRWFLDEICTETWEVHDRIVEPFEGGYAAYILQRVERDRMAAATEAKRQNLARKELAWLRRGAPARTSKPKFRIEAANELIADVPEIRDTVSLQSLAVSRLGKDVVDLLDVGVAYPTEDGGTKRVLSDVEWRIAPGERTGILGVNGAGKSTLLGLISGTVEPTEGRIKRGTTVKVKTLTQRLDELEQHWNDPVRVVISGLRTSYTMGTGSKAQDLTPGQLLERLGFSSAQLSTPVKDLSGGQQRRLQLLLVLLDQPNVLILDEPTNDMDTDMLAAIEDLLDSWSGTLLVVSHDRYFLERVTDQQYAILDGRLRHLPGGVDEYLRLRQLQDTTPATAAKTDAAAAPSGLDGAELRAAQKEVSSLERRIQKLTDQVDKAKHALADHDQSDYAGLGDRMKKIGEQEAEIEELELRWFELTEQIG is encoded by the coding sequence ATGGCACATCTTCTCGGGGCTGAAGCCCTGCACCTCGAATATCCGACCAGGGTCGTCTTCGACTCCGTGACCCTCGGCATCGAGGAGGGCGACCGCATCGGCATAGTCGGCCGCAACGGCGACGGCAAGTCGAGTCTGCTCGGCATGCTCGCCGGCACCAAGGAGCCCGATTCCGGCCGCGTCACGGTGCGCGGCGGCACCACGATCGGCGTCCTCTCGCAGGCGGACACCCTCGGCGACGACGTCACGATCGCCGAGGCGGTGGTGGGCGACACCCCCGAGCACGAGTGGGCGGGCGACGCGCGGGTGCGCGATGTGATCGCCGGACTCCTCGCGGATCTGCCGTGGGATGCGCGGATCGGCTCCCTCAGCGGAGGACAGCGCCGGCGGGTGTCGCTCGCGAAGTTGCTCGCGGGGGACTGGGACGTCATCGCCCTCGACGAGCCGACCAACCACCTCGACGTCGAGGCGATCACCTGGCTCGCCGGACACCTGAAGCGGCGCTGGGCGGCGAACTCCGGCGCGCTGCTCGTCGTCACCCACGACCGGTGGTTCCTCGACGAGATCTGCACCGAGACCTGGGAGGTGCACGACCGCATCGTCGAGCCCTTCGAGGGCGGCTACGCGGCGTACATCCTGCAGCGCGTGGAGCGCGATCGCATGGCGGCGGCCACCGAGGCCAAGCGGCAGAACCTCGCGCGCAAGGAACTGGCCTGGCTGCGCCGCGGCGCCCCCGCCCGCACGAGCAAGCCGAAGTTCCGCATCGAGGCCGCCAACGAGCTCATCGCCGACGTACCGGAGATCCGTGACACCGTGTCGTTGCAGTCGCTCGCCGTATCGCGCCTCGGCAAGGACGTCGTGGACCTGCTCGACGTGGGGGTCGCGTACCCGACAGAGGACGGCGGCACGAAGCGCGTGCTGTCCGACGTCGAGTGGCGCATCGCGCCGGGCGAGCGCACCGGCATCCTGGGGGTGAACGGCGCCGGCAAGTCGACCCTCCTCGGACTGATCTCGGGCACCGTCGAACCGACCGAGGGCCGCATCAAGCGCGGCACCACGGTCAAGGTGAAGACCCTGACGCAGCGCCTCGACGAGCTCGAGCAGCACTGGAACGATCCGGTGCGTGTCGTGATCTCCGGTCTCCGCACCTCGTACACGATGGGGACCGGCTCGAAGGCGCAGGATCTCACGCCGGGGCAGCTGCTCGAACGTCTGGGGTTCTCGTCGGCGCAGCTCTCCACCCCGGTGAAGGACCTCTCGGGAGGCCAGCAGCGACGGCTGCAGCTCCTCCTCGTGCTGCTCGATCAGCCCAACGTGCTGATCCTCGACGAGCCGACCAACGACATGGACACCGACATGCTCGCGGCGATCGAGGACCTCCTCGACTCGTGGTCCGGAACCCTCCTCGTCGTCAGCCATGACCGGTACTTCCTCGAGCGGGTCACGGATCAGCAGTACGCGATCCTCGACGGCCGGCTGCGTCACCTTCCCGGCGGCGTCGACGAGTACCTGCGTCTCCGTCAGCTGCAGGACACCACCCCGGCGACCGCGGCGAAGACGGATGCCGCGGCGGCCCCGTCCGGTCTCGACGGCGCCGAGCTGCGCGCGGCCCAGAAGGAGGTCTCGTCGCTGGAGCGTCGGATCCAGAAGCTCACCGACCAGGTCGACAAGGCCAAGCACGCGCTCGCCGACCACGATCAGTCTGACTACGCGGGCCTCGGAGATCGCATGAAGAAGATCGGCGAGCAGGAGGCGGAGATCGAGGAGCTCGAGCTGCGCTGGTTCGAGCTGACGGAGCAGATCGGCTGA
- a CDS encoding DUF222 domain-containing protein, with protein MSALLDATDSQMAALAGLVETLRVADQTLAAMQAARDGLLAVAGKLAIDIARQSEHPDGGDHAIRSVAAEIGAVQRVSDRTVERRIADATLLVDQFPTVWAAQGAGRLSAAHARAIVDAGAHLVDDADRAAYAAVMIPLAEAESPNRLRPLARRVAERFHTRSVDDRHRDARSARRVWITDSEDGMADLHLHAPAVLVHGMFDRLSQAAHALRDENRRASRAAAREGTEHDGDERTVDEIRADLLTDLVLTGAPSGHDTTDGMLGAIQARVDITVPVLTLIGGGAVDAAGSPPAELDGVIPVDAETARVLAGSASGWTRVLTHPVNGQMLAVDRYRPTEHLRRHLRVRDQRCRFPGCRIAARKCDLDHNHDAATGGPTCDSNLAHFCRRHHVLKHHSPWHVEQVHGGVLRWTSPTGRTYIDTPPTPNTVVFRQADDVAAMRDTDGAPVMNDSEPAGTAARIWARIPVAAPF; from the coding sequence ATGTCAGCTCTCCTCGACGCAACGGACTCGCAGATGGCGGCGCTCGCCGGCCTCGTCGAGACACTGCGCGTCGCGGATCAGACGCTGGCCGCGATGCAGGCGGCGCGCGATGGACTGCTCGCGGTCGCCGGCAAGCTCGCGATCGACATAGCGAGGCAGAGCGAGCACCCTGACGGTGGAGACCACGCGATCCGGTCGGTCGCGGCGGAGATCGGAGCCGTGCAGCGGGTGAGCGACCGCACCGTCGAGCGTCGTATCGCCGACGCGACACTGCTCGTCGACCAGTTCCCGACCGTCTGGGCGGCGCAGGGCGCCGGCCGACTGAGTGCGGCCCACGCGCGGGCGATCGTCGACGCCGGCGCACACCTCGTCGACGATGCCGATCGCGCGGCATACGCCGCGGTCATGATCCCGCTTGCCGAGGCTGAATCGCCGAACCGCCTCCGACCGCTCGCCCGCCGCGTCGCCGAACGTTTCCACACTCGCTCGGTGGATGACCGGCACCGGGACGCACGCTCCGCCCGCCGAGTGTGGATCACCGACAGCGAAGACGGTATGGCCGACCTGCACCTGCATGCTCCGGCGGTGCTGGTTCATGGCATGTTCGATCGGCTGTCGCAAGCGGCGCACGCCCTGCGCGACGAGAACCGCCGAGCCTCGCGCGCCGCGGCTCGAGAAGGGACCGAGCACGACGGCGATGAACGGACTGTGGACGAGATCCGCGCCGACCTGCTCACCGACCTCGTGCTCACGGGTGCGCCCTCCGGACATGACACGACCGACGGGATGCTGGGGGCGATCCAGGCTCGCGTGGACATCACGGTGCCCGTGCTGACTCTCATCGGTGGCGGCGCGGTGGACGCCGCGGGATCGCCGCCCGCCGAGCTGGACGGCGTGATCCCCGTGGATGCCGAGACCGCCCGTGTCCTCGCCGGGAGCGCCTCGGGATGGACCCGCGTTCTCACCCATCCTGTGAATGGACAGATGCTGGCCGTCGACCGGTACCGACCGACCGAGCACCTCCGACGGCACCTGCGCGTCCGCGACCAGCGCTGCCGCTTCCCGGGTTGCCGAATCGCCGCCCGCAAATGCGACCTCGACCACAATCACGACGCGGCGACCGGAGGTCCGACGTGCGACAGCAATCTGGCGCACTTCTGCCGACGCCATCACGTACTGAAACACCACTCCCCCTGGCACGTGGAGCAGGTGCACGGCGGCGTGCTGCGCTGGACGAGTCCCACCGGTCGGACCTACATCGACACCCCACCCACGCCGAACACGGTCGTGTTCCGACAAGCCGACGATGTCGCGGCGATGCGCGACACGGACGGCGCTCCAGTGATGAACGACTCCGAGCCTGCGGGGACGGCCGCCCGTATCTGGGCGAGGATTCCGGTCGCGGCACCCTTCTGA
- a CDS encoding phosphotransferase: MVRLEWSELPSDVRRRVERSAGSTVEEARTQHGGFSAGLASRVFFADGQRCFVKAVHASSSGTFDLYRREADILRMIPRDLPAAHLIDAFDDDHWAVLTIEDVDGRHPRKDSPLDTALVLDAIAALAAAEPPASLPRLADELAEDAGSWKRLARADLLGTTTPWCIENVALLQEHAGRVGSAVAGERLVHGDLRADNILIDRAGCARLLDWPWAARGAGWEDALLYLLDLRVEDPAADVESLRSHPVFDGSATADHISLLAAIGGGWFEKCRWPAPPGMDALRGFQRREALAAVDWIAQITATAGD, translated from the coding sequence ATGGTGCGTCTTGAGTGGTCGGAACTCCCCTCCGACGTCCGCAGGCGCGTCGAGCGGTCCGCTGGGTCGACGGTCGAAGAGGCTCGCACCCAACACGGTGGCTTCTCCGCAGGCCTGGCATCGCGTGTGTTCTTCGCCGATGGGCAACGGTGCTTCGTCAAGGCGGTGCATGCATCGTCTTCCGGCACTTTCGATCTCTATCGACGCGAGGCGGACATCCTGCGGATGATCCCGCGTGACCTGCCCGCGGCCCACCTCATCGACGCGTTCGACGACGACCACTGGGCGGTGCTCACGATCGAGGACGTCGACGGCCGGCATCCGCGGAAGGACTCGCCGCTCGACACCGCCCTCGTGCTCGACGCGATCGCCGCGCTCGCCGCTGCGGAACCTCCCGCGTCTCTCCCGCGTCTCGCCGACGAACTCGCCGAGGATGCGGGCTCGTGGAAGCGGCTGGCACGCGCTGACCTCCTCGGCACGACCACCCCGTGGTGCATCGAGAACGTCGCTCTCCTTCAGGAGCATGCGGGACGCGTCGGGTCTGCGGTTGCGGGGGAGCGGTTGGTGCACGGCGATCTCCGCGCGGACAACATCCTGATCGACAGAGCCGGATGCGCCCGGCTGCTCGACTGGCCGTGGGCTGCTCGCGGAGCAGGGTGGGAGGACGCCCTCCTGTATCTCCTCGACCTGCGGGTGGAGGACCCCGCAGCCGATGTCGAGTCGTTGCGTTCTCACCCGGTGTTCGACGGCTCGGCCACAGCCGACCACATCTCGCTCCTCGCCGCGATCGGGGGCGGGTGGTTCGAGAAGTGCCGATGGCCTGCGCCCCCGGGGATGGACGCGCTGCGGGGTTTCCAGCGGCGCGAGGCGCTGGCGGCCGTCGACTGGATCGCGCAGATCACCGCGACCGCGGGCGACTGA
- a CDS encoding Na+/H+ antiporter, producing the protein MEGLEVTVLIGLTILVGALLAPRIRLALPLVLVILGLAWGFVPQLREIQLPPETVLLLFLPVMLFWESLTTSLRSIRRDFPYILPMSTLLVVASAFAVAGIGVLFGIPWEIALILGAAVAPPDATAVAALGRLLPRRMFMKLKAESLTNDGTALVLYAIAVSLALGGNITPWSVTLSVLISYVGGVAAGVVVAALGYLLLRRTSRTVVINVTLLLIPFTSFLLAEIVHASGVLSVVVAGLIVAYVSPRVTTASSRRQADAAWPFGVFLLNGALFVLIGLEVQFVVHEISAAAIGRLVLVTLAVWVTLLVVRYVFQLLNAVFQRQPGAGQTRGARSRARAVSTVAGMRGAVSLAIALSVPAASSTGGELAGRDQIVFVTAGVILLSLLVQAPLLPAIVRWARFPVDHAEDEEYELAERTISGAALAALDDLAAEHGVGQEIRDKVRAEGYQMLEFSNARALAREQAIVDAEARALDEMLDEPDPLGGSGTGGARVVTGIGGADSPSGMNAAVTDGDAALGDDGAEGEVRTLQMIATSPDVDVMQRSPLVRHDEHTRLKLALIDRKREVLLGLRRSGRVDDLVVRRISARLDLEQVRLQGIEEFD; encoded by the coding sequence ATGGAAGGCCTCGAAGTAACCGTCCTGATCGGACTCACGATCCTCGTCGGAGCGCTGCTCGCTCCCCGTATCCGCCTCGCTCTGCCGCTCGTGCTCGTCATCCTCGGACTCGCGTGGGGCTTCGTCCCGCAGTTGCGCGAGATCCAGCTGCCGCCCGAGACGGTCCTGCTCCTGTTCCTCCCGGTGATGCTGTTCTGGGAGAGCCTCACGACGTCGCTGCGGTCGATCCGCCGTGACTTCCCCTACATCCTCCCGATGAGCACGCTGCTCGTCGTCGCGTCCGCGTTCGCGGTCGCCGGCATCGGCGTGCTGTTCGGCATCCCGTGGGAGATCGCGCTCATCCTCGGCGCCGCGGTCGCCCCTCCCGACGCCACCGCCGTCGCGGCGCTCGGACGTCTGCTGCCGCGCCGCATGTTCATGAAGCTCAAGGCGGAGAGCCTCACCAACGACGGCACCGCGCTCGTGCTGTACGCCATCGCGGTCTCGCTCGCGCTGGGCGGCAACATCACTCCGTGGTCGGTCACCCTGTCGGTGCTCATCTCGTACGTCGGAGGGGTCGCCGCGGGCGTCGTGGTCGCGGCGCTCGGGTATCTGCTGCTGCGGCGCACGTCGCGCACGGTCGTGATCAACGTCACGCTGCTCCTCATCCCGTTCACCTCGTTCCTGCTCGCCGAGATCGTGCACGCGTCCGGAGTGCTGTCCGTCGTGGTGGCCGGTCTGATCGTCGCCTACGTGTCGCCGCGGGTGACGACGGCATCCTCCCGCCGCCAGGCCGACGCCGCGTGGCCGTTCGGCGTGTTCCTGCTCAACGGCGCCCTGTTCGTGCTGATCGGGCTCGAGGTGCAGTTCGTGGTGCACGAGATCTCGGCTGCCGCGATCGGGCGCCTCGTGCTGGTCACTCTCGCCGTGTGGGTCACGTTGCTCGTCGTCCGCTATGTCTTCCAGCTGCTCAACGCGGTGTTCCAGCGGCAGCCCGGAGCCGGGCAGACCCGCGGGGCGCGCTCCCGCGCGCGTGCGGTCTCGACGGTGGCGGGCATGCGGGGGGCCGTGTCTCTGGCGATCGCGCTCTCGGTCCCGGCGGCGAGCTCCACCGGCGGCGAGCTCGCCGGTCGCGACCAGATCGTGTTCGTCACGGCGGGCGTGATCCTGCTCAGCCTCCTGGTGCAGGCACCGCTCCTTCCTGCGATCGTGCGGTGGGCGCGGTTCCCCGTCGATCATGCGGAAGACGAGGAGTACGAGCTCGCCGAGCGCACCATCTCGGGCGCGGCCCTCGCCGCTCTCGACGATCTGGCCGCGGAGCACGGCGTCGGGCAGGAGATCCGCGACAAGGTGCGCGCCGAGGGCTACCAGATGCTCGAGTTCTCGAACGCGCGAGCGCTCGCCAGAGAGCAGGCGATCGTGGATGCCGAGGCGCGCGCCCTCGACGAGATGCTCGACGAGCCCGACCCGCTCGGCGGCAGCGGCACGGGTGGTGCGCGCGTCGTCACGGGGATCGGGGGAGCGGATTCCCCGTCGGGCATGAATGCGGCGGTCACCGACGGCGACGCCGCGCTCGGCGACGACGGCGCGGAGGGCGAGGTCAGGACCCTGCAGATGATCGCCACGTCGCCCGACGTCGACGTCATGCAGCGGTCGCCGCTCGTGCGCCACGACGAGCACACGCGGCTCAAGCTCGCGCTGATCGATCGCAAGCGCGAGGTGCTGCTGGGGCTCCGTCGATCGGGCAGGGTCGACGACCTCGTGGTGAGGCGGATCTCGGCGCGGCTCGACCTGGAGCAGGTGCGTCTGCAGGGGATCGAAGAGTTCGACTGA
- the mmsB gene encoding multiple monosaccharide ABC transporter permease, which translates to MTTESTPAKSGFHFKDITKMFGGGQSTLRQFGILGSLVVILVVFQVLTWILKGQGLTLSSGNLINVVNQYSYILILAIGMVMVIIMGHIDLSVGSVAAFTGIVVAKAMADWQLPWPLAVLLGLGVGVLVGAWQGFWVAYVGVPAFIVTLAGMLFFRGANQWVGDSQSVPVPDGFRVIGAGYLPELPFIPVPFNVLTMVLALIGVAVIVFSEIRLRRAQRKMGSEMAPTWVSITKVVLISAVILIAGWLFATGREGTSFPVSGVILLALVILYSFLTNNTVFGRHIYAVGGNRQAARLSGVKDRWVDFFVMMNMSVLASLAGMIYVSRATASGPQDGNGWELDAIASVFIGGAAVSGGIGTVIGSIIGGLVMAFLNNGLALLGAGADVVSMIKGLVLLFAVGVDVWNKQQGRPSIIGFLTRRSARRQDPATDTFDPSKTNYPTNQKYEAPAVDETRGK; encoded by the coding sequence ATGACCACCGAATCCACCCCCGCGAAGAGCGGATTCCACTTCAAGGACATCACCAAGATGTTCGGAGGCGGCCAGTCCACGCTCCGCCAGTTCGGCATCCTGGGAAGTCTCGTCGTCATCCTCGTCGTCTTCCAGGTGCTCACCTGGATTCTCAAGGGGCAGGGCCTGACGCTGTCGTCGGGCAACCTGATCAACGTCGTCAACCAGTACTCCTACATCCTGATCCTCGCGATCGGCATGGTGATGGTCATCATCATGGGCCACATCGACCTGTCGGTCGGGTCGGTCGCCGCCTTCACCGGCATCGTGGTCGCGAAGGCCATGGCCGACTGGCAGCTGCCCTGGCCGCTGGCGGTGCTGCTCGGCCTCGGCGTGGGCGTGCTCGTCGGCGCATGGCAGGGGTTCTGGGTGGCGTACGTCGGGGTGCCGGCGTTCATCGTGACGCTCGCGGGCATGCTGTTCTTCCGCGGCGCCAACCAGTGGGTCGGCGACTCGCAGTCGGTGCCCGTCCCCGACGGGTTCCGGGTGATCGGCGCCGGCTACCTGCCCGAGCTGCCGTTCATCCCCGTCCCGTTCAACGTGCTCACGATGGTCCTGGCGCTCATCGGGGTCGCCGTCATCGTCTTCTCCGAGATCCGCCTGCGCCGCGCGCAGCGCAAGATGGGGTCCGAGATGGCGCCGACCTGGGTGAGCATCACCAAGGTCGTGCTGATCTCGGCGGTCATCCTCATCGCGGGCTGGCTGTTCGCGACCGGCCGTGAGGGCACGAGCTTCCCGGTCTCGGGTGTGATCCTGCTCGCCCTCGTCATCCTCTACTCGTTCCTCACGAACAACACGGTCTTCGGCCGTCACATCTACGCGGTCGGCGGCAACCGCCAGGCCGCTCGCCTCTCGGGCGTGAAGGACCGCTGGGTCGACTTCTTCGTGATGATGAACATGTCCGTGCTCGCGTCGCTGGCCGGCATGATCTACGTCTCCCGCGCCACCGCCTCGGGCCCGCAGGACGGCAACGGGTGGGAGCTCGACGCGATCGCCTCGGTCTTCATCGGTGGCGCCGCGGTCTCCGGAGGTATCGGCACCGTGATCGGGTCGATCATCGGTGGTCTCGTGATGGCCTTCCTCAACAACGGACTCGCGCTGCTCGGCGCCGGTGCCGACGTGGTCTCGATGATCAAGGGCCTCGTGCTCCTGTTCGCCGTCGGTGTCGACGTCTGGAACAAGCAGCAGGGCCGCCCCTCCATCATCGGGTTCCTCACTCGCCGTTCCGCCCGCAGACAGGATCCGGCGACCGACACGTTCGATCCCTCGAAGACGAACTACCCCACGAACCAGAAGTACGAAGCCCCCGCCGTCGACGAGACGCGCGGAAAGTAA
- the mmsA gene encoding multiple monosaccharide ABC transporter ATP-binding protein, with translation MRSITKEFPGVKALSDVSITVRAGEIHAICGENGAGKSTLMKVLSGVYPYGSYDGDILLYGEEQRFRDIAASEQAGIAIIHQELALIPELSVTENIFLGNEIRRFGRIDWQAQKQRAIELLARVGLKEDPDVAIKTLGVGKQQLIEIAKALNKDVKLLILDEPTAALNENDSQHLLDLILGLKAKGIASIIISHKLNEIEQIADEITIIRDGRTVETLDISRGEINEDRIIRGMVGRSLESRYPDRTPEIGEVFFEVKDWWVQHPSVAERMVVKGSSIDVRRGEVVGIAGLMGAGRTEFMMSLFGRSYGNFQSGTIIKDGQEVVIPDVASAIKHGLAYVSEDRKVLGLNLLDTIKRSVVAAKLSKIAHRGVVNEREEFSVAERYRKALRIKTPSVEEGVGKLSGGNQQKVVLAKWMFTDPDLLILDEPTRGIDVGAKYEIYAIINELASQGKGVIVISSELPELLGISDRIYTVFEGRVTDCIPADQATPEALMRSMTSATQKASA, from the coding sequence ATGCGCAGCATCACCAAGGAGTTCCCGGGAGTCAAGGCGCTGTCTGACGTCTCCATCACCGTCCGCGCCGGAGAGATCCACGCGATCTGCGGCGAGAACGGCGCAGGGAAGTCCACCCTCATGAAGGTGCTCTCGGGCGTGTACCCGTACGGCTCCTACGACGGCGACATCCTGCTGTACGGCGAGGAGCAGCGCTTCCGCGACATCGCGGCCAGCGAGCAGGCGGGCATCGCGATCATCCACCAGGAACTCGCGCTGATCCCCGAGCTCTCCGTCACGGAGAACATCTTCCTCGGCAACGAGATCCGTCGCTTCGGCCGCATCGACTGGCAGGCGCAGAAGCAGCGCGCGATCGAACTGCTCGCCCGCGTCGGCCTGAAGGAGGACCCCGACGTCGCGATCAAGACCCTCGGCGTCGGCAAGCAGCAGCTCATCGAGATCGCGAAGGCGCTCAACAAGGACGTCAAGCTGCTGATCCTCGACGAGCCGACCGCCGCTCTCAACGAGAACGACTCGCAGCATCTGCTCGACCTGATCCTCGGGCTCAAGGCCAAGGGCATCGCCTCGATCATCATCAGCCACAAGCTCAACGAGATCGAGCAGATCGCCGACGAGATCACGATCATCCGCGACGGCCGCACCGTCGAGACGCTCGACATCTCGCGCGGCGAGATCAACGAGGACCGCATCATCCGCGGGATGGTGGGCCGCTCGCTCGAGAGCCGGTACCCCGACCGCACGCCCGAGATCGGCGAGGTCTTCTTCGAGGTCAAGGACTGGTGGGTGCAGCACCCGTCGGTCGCTGAGCGCATGGTCGTCAAGGGATCGAGCATCGACGTGCGCCGCGGTGAGGTCGTGGGCATCGCCGGCCTCATGGGCGCCGGTCGTACCGAGTTCATGATGAGCCTGTTCGGCCGCTCCTACGGCAACTTCCAGTCCGGGACGATCATCAAAGACGGCCAGGAGGTCGTGATCCCCGATGTCGCGTCCGCGATCAAGCACGGGCTCGCCTATGTCAGTGAAGACCGCAAGGTGCTCGGGCTCAACCTGCTCGACACGATCAAGCGCTCTGTCGTCGCCGCCAAGCTGTCGAAGATCGCCCACCGCGGCGTGGTGAACGAGCGGGAGGAGTTCTCGGTCGCCGAGCGCTACCGCAAGGCGCTGCGCATCAAGACGCCGTCGGTGGAGGAGGGCGTCGGCAAGCTGTCCGGCGGCAACCAGCAGAAGGTCGTGCTGGCGAAGTGGATGTTCACCGACCCCGACCTGCTGATCCTCGACGAGCCGACCCGCGGCATCGACGTCGGAGCCAAGTACGAGATCTACGCGATCATCAACGAGCTGGCCTCCCAGGGCAAGGGCGTCATCGTGATCTCGTCCGAACTGCCCGAGCTCCTCGGTATCTCCGACCGCATCTACACCGTCTTCGAAGGTCGGGTCACCGACTGCATCCCGGCCGACCAGGCAACACCCGAGGCCCTCATGCGCAGCATGACCTCCGCGACTCAGAAAGCATCCGCATGA